A window of the Echeneis naucrates chromosome 3, fEcheNa1.1, whole genome shotgun sequence genome harbors these coding sequences:
- the ogfod1 gene encoding prolyl 3-hydroxylase OGFOD1 isoform X2 translates to MASKRRQNEGGKTDTKKKKQKKREETAEFSSVIEDEQVKSELKEAWSRRSRWDLELDCHPFPHCIIKNFLSKETFVENLQRELLGLNFHEKSNDLYKFKQSDDLKKRTDPHITGLRAALFGRFRSWLSDVLDVELDPTVDISCARYEHTDILLCHDDELEGRRVAFILYLVPPWQSSDGGTLDLYTTDDHFQPQSIVKSLVPSWNTFVLFEVSPVSFHQVSEVLSQDKCRLSVSGWFHGPSLERPPRHTEPPVPRSPHLPRDETLLLEWVNPIYLDISYQEQIQEEFEDSSEIQLKKFLKEEKFKEVSEALRHAQIQWMKRGPPDKRCYEVASPATLPECVSVCWELLRSEAFFLLLSNFTGLRLHFLCPADDDEDNEDGKKKKHENTGDGEATGSSTKSPSANASSDKELSTPVCCGELRRWSHGSYTLLHDGEAARAEYALDLVLPFGCADWQSEYGGFTCYIATEEDEELLTVYPEDNSLALIYRDKETLKFVKHVNHKSCSDSSGSSTCRTFYDFCFVYYE, encoded by the exons ATGGCTTCCAAGCGACGACAGAACGAGGGCGGGAAAACTGacacgaagaagaagaagcagaagaagcgCGAAGAAACGGCTGAGTTTAGCTCTGTCATTGAGGACGAGCAGGTTAAGAGTGAGCTGAAGGAAGCGTGGAGCCGGAGGAGCCGCT GGGATCTGGAGTTGGACTGCCACCCTTTCCCTCACTGCATTATCAAGAACTTCCTCAGCAAAGAGACCTTTGTAGAAAACCTGCAAAGAGAACTGTTGGGGCTCAACTTCCACGAGAAATCAAACGATCTCTACAAATTTAAACAG TCAGATGACTTGAAGAAGAGAACAGACCCACACATCACAGGATTGAG GGCGGCTCTGTTTGGCCGTTTCCGTTCTTGGCTCAGTGATGTGTTGGATGTTGAACTGGATCCCACAGTGGATATTTCTTGTGCAAGATATGAACACACAG ATATTCTTTTGTGTCATGATGATGAGTTAGAGGGAAGACGTGTGGCTTTCATTCTGTATCTTGTGCCTCCATGGCAAAGCAGTGATGGAGGAACCCTAGATCTTTACACAACAGATG ATCATTTCCAGCCACAGAGTATAGTGAAGTCACTCGTCCCTTCTTGGAACACATTCGTCCTCTTTGAAGTTTCTCCAGTGTCATTTCACCAA GTGTCAGAAGTTTTGTCACAGGATAAGTGTCGTCTGTCCGTGAGTGGCTGGTTTCATGGACCCTCTCTGGAACGCCCTCCTCGACATACAGAGCCCCCTGTCCCAAGGAGTCCACACTTACCACGAGAT GAGACGCTGCTGCTGGAATGGGTTAATCCAATATATTTGGACATCTCCTATCAAGAACAGATCCAGGAGGAGTTTGAAGACAGCTCTGAAATTCAGCTCAAAAAATTTCTCAAA gaggagaagtTTAAGGAGGTGAGTGAAGCTCTGAGACACGCTCAGATTCAGTGGATGAAGAGAGGTCCACCTGATAAGAg GTGCTATGAAGTGGCTTCTCCGGCCACTTTACCTGAGTGTGTAAGCGTATGCTGGGAGCTGCTTCGATCAGAGGCATTCTTCCTGCTTCTTTCCAACTTCACTGGCCTTCGATTGCACTTTCTGTGTCCAGCTGATGATGACGAAGACAATGAAGatgggaaaaagaagaaacacgAGAACACAGGGGATGGAGAAGCCACAGGGTCTTCGACCAAATCCCCATCAGCAAATGCAAGCAGTGACAAAG AGCTGAGTACGCCTGTATGTTGTGGTGAACTACGTCGATGGTCTCATGGTAGTTACACTCTGTTGCACGATGGAGAGGCAGCGCGGGCAGAGTATGCCCTGGATCTTGTTTTACCATTTGGCTgtgcag ACTGGCAATCAGAGTATGGGGGCTTCACATGTTATATTGCTactgaagaggatgaggag CTCTTGACAGTGTATCCAGAGGACAACTCCCTCGCTCTCATctacagagacaaagaaaccCTCAAATTTGTCAAACATGTCAACCATAAAAGCTGCTCTGATTCTTCTGGCAGCTCAACCTGCAGAACATTTTatgacttttgttttgtatattatgaataa
- the ogfod1 gene encoding prolyl 3-hydroxylase OGFOD1 isoform X1, whose protein sequence is MASKRRQNEGGKTDTKKKKQKKREETAEFSSVIEDEQVKSELKEAWSRRSRCSLGDLELDCHPFPHCIIKNFLSKETFVENLQRELLGLNFHEKSNDLYKFKQSDDLKKRTDPHITGLRAALFGRFRSWLSDVLDVELDPTVDISCARYEHTDILLCHDDELEGRRVAFILYLVPPWQSSDGGTLDLYTTDDHFQPQSIVKSLVPSWNTFVLFEVSPVSFHQVSEVLSQDKCRLSVSGWFHGPSLERPPRHTEPPVPRSPHLPRDETLLLEWVNPIYLDISYQEQIQEEFEDSSEIQLKKFLKEEKFKEVSEALRHAQIQWMKRGPPDKRCYEVASPATLPECVSVCWELLRSEAFFLLLSNFTGLRLHFLCPADDDEDNEDGKKKKHENTGDGEATGSSTKSPSANASSDKELSTPVCCGELRRWSHGSYTLLHDGEAARAEYALDLVLPFGCADWQSEYGGFTCYIATEEDEELLTVYPEDNSLALIYRDKETLKFVKHVNHKSCSDSSGSSTCRTFYDFCFVYYE, encoded by the exons ATGGCTTCCAAGCGACGACAGAACGAGGGCGGGAAAACTGacacgaagaagaagaagcagaagaagcgCGAAGAAACGGCTGAGTTTAGCTCTGTCATTGAGGACGAGCAGGTTAAGAGTGAGCTGAAGGAAGCGTGGAGCCGGAGGAGCCGCTGTAGCCTGG GGGATCTGGAGTTGGACTGCCACCCTTTCCCTCACTGCATTATCAAGAACTTCCTCAGCAAAGAGACCTTTGTAGAAAACCTGCAAAGAGAACTGTTGGGGCTCAACTTCCACGAGAAATCAAACGATCTCTACAAATTTAAACAG TCAGATGACTTGAAGAAGAGAACAGACCCACACATCACAGGATTGAG GGCGGCTCTGTTTGGCCGTTTCCGTTCTTGGCTCAGTGATGTGTTGGATGTTGAACTGGATCCCACAGTGGATATTTCTTGTGCAAGATATGAACACACAG ATATTCTTTTGTGTCATGATGATGAGTTAGAGGGAAGACGTGTGGCTTTCATTCTGTATCTTGTGCCTCCATGGCAAAGCAGTGATGGAGGAACCCTAGATCTTTACACAACAGATG ATCATTTCCAGCCACAGAGTATAGTGAAGTCACTCGTCCCTTCTTGGAACACATTCGTCCTCTTTGAAGTTTCTCCAGTGTCATTTCACCAA GTGTCAGAAGTTTTGTCACAGGATAAGTGTCGTCTGTCCGTGAGTGGCTGGTTTCATGGACCCTCTCTGGAACGCCCTCCTCGACATACAGAGCCCCCTGTCCCAAGGAGTCCACACTTACCACGAGAT GAGACGCTGCTGCTGGAATGGGTTAATCCAATATATTTGGACATCTCCTATCAAGAACAGATCCAGGAGGAGTTTGAAGACAGCTCTGAAATTCAGCTCAAAAAATTTCTCAAA gaggagaagtTTAAGGAGGTGAGTGAAGCTCTGAGACACGCTCAGATTCAGTGGATGAAGAGAGGTCCACCTGATAAGAg GTGCTATGAAGTGGCTTCTCCGGCCACTTTACCTGAGTGTGTAAGCGTATGCTGGGAGCTGCTTCGATCAGAGGCATTCTTCCTGCTTCTTTCCAACTTCACTGGCCTTCGATTGCACTTTCTGTGTCCAGCTGATGATGACGAAGACAATGAAGatgggaaaaagaagaaacacgAGAACACAGGGGATGGAGAAGCCACAGGGTCTTCGACCAAATCCCCATCAGCAAATGCAAGCAGTGACAAAG AGCTGAGTACGCCTGTATGTTGTGGTGAACTACGTCGATGGTCTCATGGTAGTTACACTCTGTTGCACGATGGAGAGGCAGCGCGGGCAGAGTATGCCCTGGATCTTGTTTTACCATTTGGCTgtgcag ACTGGCAATCAGAGTATGGGGGCTTCACATGTTATATTGCTactgaagaggatgaggag CTCTTGACAGTGTATCCAGAGGACAACTCCCTCGCTCTCATctacagagacaaagaaaccCTCAAATTTGTCAAACATGTCAACCATAAAAGCTGCTCTGATTCTTCTGGCAGCTCAACCTGCAGAACATTTTatgacttttgttttgtatattatgaataa
- the tradd gene encoding tumor necrosis factor receptor type 1-associated DEATH domain protein: MADKTVDRGPWTGCAVMFLQSLCSSVNLISLYKDEQRKFIVFKVIKLTLTDSAGGLGGYDILKVHDADPFLGVEVKFVDVAACQQFLESYSSGTVCQCFSQHACRLLALPQEFMVETRLKASTNTLDNDLDNLELCLQYIHLSQPARLRDEEIDYLEQQLQCQALRPAAQSVVITQEEPLVPSNCFKFQNKVFEDRMLNQTDVQSFSNGVGRQWKHVGRALGKSCRALKGPAIDNLAYEYEREGLYEQAYQLLSRFIQAEGREAKLSRLVKALEDCKLTSLAENILDIQPQE, encoded by the exons ATGGCAGACAAGACTGTGGATCGTGGGCCATGGACTGGGTGTGCAGTGATGTTTTTGCAGTCTCTCTGCTCCAGTGTGAATCTGATCTCTCTCTACAAAGACGAACAGAGAAAGTTCATTGTTTTCAAAGTCATCAAACTGACACTTACTG ATTCTGCTGGAGGTCTTGGGGGTTATGACATACTGAAGGTCCATGATGCTGATCCCTTCCTGGGGGTGGAGGTGAAGTTTGTGGATGTGGCAGCTTGTCAGCAGTTCCTTGAAAGCTACAGCTCTGGGACAGTATGCCAGTGTTTCTCCCAACATGCCTGCAGGCTTCTTGCTCTGCCCCAAGAATTCATGGTGGAGACCCGGCTCAAGGCCAGCACAAACACCCTGGATAATGATCTGGACAACCTGGAACTTTGCCTACAGTACATCCATCTTTCACAg CCGGCGCGCCTGCGGGATGAAGAGATCGATTATCtggaacagcagctgcagtgtcagGCCCTTCGTCCTGCCGCACAGTCCGTTGTCATCACACAGGAAGAGCCTCTTGTTCCCAGCAATTGCTTCAAGTTTCAGAATAAAGTGTTTG AGGACCGAATGCTGAATCAGACAGATGTTCAGAGCTTTTCTAACGGAGTGGGCCGTCAGTGGAAACATGTAGGGAGGGCCCTGGGGAAGAGCTGCCGGGCTCTGAAGGGTCCGGCCATAGACAACCTGGCCTACGAGTATGAGAGAGAAGGGCTGTATGAGCAAGCCTATCAGCTGCTCAGCCGTTTCATCCAGGCGGAGGGGAGAGAGGCCAAGCTGAGCCGGCTGGTCAAAGCACTGGAGGACTGCAAACTCACCAGCCTAGCTGAAAATATTCTGGACATACAGCCACAAGAGTAA
- the ogfod1 gene encoding prolyl 3-hydroxylase OGFOD1 isoform X3, translating into MASKRRQNEGGKTDTKKKKQKKREETAEFSSVIEDEQVKSELKEAWSRRSRCSLEVITLDCHPFPHCIIKNFLSKETFVENLQRELLGLNFHEKSNDLYKFKQSDDLKKRTDPHITGLRAALFGRFRSWLSDVLDVELDPTVDISCARYEHTDILLCHDDELEGRRVAFILYLVPPWQSSDGGTLDLYTTDDHFQPQSIVKSLVPSWNTFVLFEVSPVSFHQVSEVLSQDKCRLSVSGWFHGPSLERPPRHTEPPVPRSPHLPRDETLLLEWVNPIYLDISYQEQIQEEFEDSSEIQLKKFLKEEKFKEVSEALRHAQIQWMKRGPPDKRCYEVASPATLPECVSVCWELLRSEAFFLLLSNFTGLRLHFLCPADDDEDNEDGKKKKHENTGDGEATGSSTKSPSANASSDKELSTPVCCGELRRWSHGSYTLLHDGEAARAEYALDLVLPFGCADWQSEYGGFTCYIATEEDEELLTVYPEDNSLALIYRDKETLKFVKHVNHKSCSDSSGSSTCRTFYDFCFVYYE; encoded by the exons ATGGCTTCCAAGCGACGACAGAACGAGGGCGGGAAAACTGacacgaagaagaagaagcagaagaagcgCGAAGAAACGGCTGAGTTTAGCTCTGTCATTGAGGACGAGCAGGTTAAGAGTGAGCTGAAGGAAGCGTGGAGCCGGAGGAGCCGCTGTAGCCTGG AGGTGATCACA TTGGACTGCCACCCTTTCCCTCACTGCATTATCAAGAACTTCCTCAGCAAAGAGACCTTTGTAGAAAACCTGCAAAGAGAACTGTTGGGGCTCAACTTCCACGAGAAATCAAACGATCTCTACAAATTTAAACAG TCAGATGACTTGAAGAAGAGAACAGACCCACACATCACAGGATTGAG GGCGGCTCTGTTTGGCCGTTTCCGTTCTTGGCTCAGTGATGTGTTGGATGTTGAACTGGATCCCACAGTGGATATTTCTTGTGCAAGATATGAACACACAG ATATTCTTTTGTGTCATGATGATGAGTTAGAGGGAAGACGTGTGGCTTTCATTCTGTATCTTGTGCCTCCATGGCAAAGCAGTGATGGAGGAACCCTAGATCTTTACACAACAGATG ATCATTTCCAGCCACAGAGTATAGTGAAGTCACTCGTCCCTTCTTGGAACACATTCGTCCTCTTTGAAGTTTCTCCAGTGTCATTTCACCAA GTGTCAGAAGTTTTGTCACAGGATAAGTGTCGTCTGTCCGTGAGTGGCTGGTTTCATGGACCCTCTCTGGAACGCCCTCCTCGACATACAGAGCCCCCTGTCCCAAGGAGTCCACACTTACCACGAGAT GAGACGCTGCTGCTGGAATGGGTTAATCCAATATATTTGGACATCTCCTATCAAGAACAGATCCAGGAGGAGTTTGAAGACAGCTCTGAAATTCAGCTCAAAAAATTTCTCAAA gaggagaagtTTAAGGAGGTGAGTGAAGCTCTGAGACACGCTCAGATTCAGTGGATGAAGAGAGGTCCACCTGATAAGAg GTGCTATGAAGTGGCTTCTCCGGCCACTTTACCTGAGTGTGTAAGCGTATGCTGGGAGCTGCTTCGATCAGAGGCATTCTTCCTGCTTCTTTCCAACTTCACTGGCCTTCGATTGCACTTTCTGTGTCCAGCTGATGATGACGAAGACAATGAAGatgggaaaaagaagaaacacgAGAACACAGGGGATGGAGAAGCCACAGGGTCTTCGACCAAATCCCCATCAGCAAATGCAAGCAGTGACAAAG AGCTGAGTACGCCTGTATGTTGTGGTGAACTACGTCGATGGTCTCATGGTAGTTACACTCTGTTGCACGATGGAGAGGCAGCGCGGGCAGAGTATGCCCTGGATCTTGTTTTACCATTTGGCTgtgcag ACTGGCAATCAGAGTATGGGGGCTTCACATGTTATATTGCTactgaagaggatgaggag CTCTTGACAGTGTATCCAGAGGACAACTCCCTCGCTCTCATctacagagacaaagaaaccCTCAAATTTGTCAAACATGTCAACCATAAAAGCTGCTCTGATTCTTCTGGCAGCTCAACCTGCAGAACATTTTatgacttttgttttgtatattatgaataa
- the ogfod1 gene encoding prolyl 3-hydroxylase OGFOD1 isoform X4 — MASKRRQNEGGKTDTKKKKQKKREETAEFSSVIEDEQVKSELKEAWSRRSRCSLEVITLDCHPFPHCIIKNFLSKETFVENLQRELLGLNFHEKSNDLYKFKQSDDLKKRTDPHITGLRAALFGRFRSWLSDVLDVELDPTVDISCARYEHTDILLCHDDELEGRRVAFILYLVPPWQSSDGGTLDLYTTDDHFQPQSIVKSLVPSWNTFVLFEVSPVSFHQVSEVLSQDKCRLSVSGWFHGPSLERPPRHTEPPVPRSPHLPRDEEKFKEVSEALRHAQIQWMKRGPPDKRCYEVASPATLPECVSVCWELLRSEAFFLLLSNFTGLRLHFLCPADDDEDNEDGKKKKHENTGDGEATGSSTKSPSANASSDKELSTPVCCGELRRWSHGSYTLLHDGEAARAEYALDLVLPFGCADWQSEYGGFTCYIATEEDEELLTVYPEDNSLALIYRDKETLKFVKHVNHKSCSDSSGSSTCRTFYDFCFVYYE, encoded by the exons ATGGCTTCCAAGCGACGACAGAACGAGGGCGGGAAAACTGacacgaagaagaagaagcagaagaagcgCGAAGAAACGGCTGAGTTTAGCTCTGTCATTGAGGACGAGCAGGTTAAGAGTGAGCTGAAGGAAGCGTGGAGCCGGAGGAGCCGCTGTAGCCTGG AGGTGATCACA TTGGACTGCCACCCTTTCCCTCACTGCATTATCAAGAACTTCCTCAGCAAAGAGACCTTTGTAGAAAACCTGCAAAGAGAACTGTTGGGGCTCAACTTCCACGAGAAATCAAACGATCTCTACAAATTTAAACAG TCAGATGACTTGAAGAAGAGAACAGACCCACACATCACAGGATTGAG GGCGGCTCTGTTTGGCCGTTTCCGTTCTTGGCTCAGTGATGTGTTGGATGTTGAACTGGATCCCACAGTGGATATTTCTTGTGCAAGATATGAACACACAG ATATTCTTTTGTGTCATGATGATGAGTTAGAGGGAAGACGTGTGGCTTTCATTCTGTATCTTGTGCCTCCATGGCAAAGCAGTGATGGAGGAACCCTAGATCTTTACACAACAGATG ATCATTTCCAGCCACAGAGTATAGTGAAGTCACTCGTCCCTTCTTGGAACACATTCGTCCTCTTTGAAGTTTCTCCAGTGTCATTTCACCAA GTGTCAGAAGTTTTGTCACAGGATAAGTGTCGTCTGTCCGTGAGTGGCTGGTTTCATGGACCCTCTCTGGAACGCCCTCCTCGACATACAGAGCCCCCTGTCCCAAGGAGTCCACACTTACCACGAGAT gaggagaagtTTAAGGAGGTGAGTGAAGCTCTGAGACACGCTCAGATTCAGTGGATGAAGAGAGGTCCACCTGATAAGAg GTGCTATGAAGTGGCTTCTCCGGCCACTTTACCTGAGTGTGTAAGCGTATGCTGGGAGCTGCTTCGATCAGAGGCATTCTTCCTGCTTCTTTCCAACTTCACTGGCCTTCGATTGCACTTTCTGTGTCCAGCTGATGATGACGAAGACAATGAAGatgggaaaaagaagaaacacgAGAACACAGGGGATGGAGAAGCCACAGGGTCTTCGACCAAATCCCCATCAGCAAATGCAAGCAGTGACAAAG AGCTGAGTACGCCTGTATGTTGTGGTGAACTACGTCGATGGTCTCATGGTAGTTACACTCTGTTGCACGATGGAGAGGCAGCGCGGGCAGAGTATGCCCTGGATCTTGTTTTACCATTTGGCTgtgcag ACTGGCAATCAGAGTATGGGGGCTTCACATGTTATATTGCTactgaagaggatgaggag CTCTTGACAGTGTATCCAGAGGACAACTCCCTCGCTCTCATctacagagacaaagaaaccCTCAAATTTGTCAAACATGTCAACCATAAAAGCTGCTCTGATTCTTCTGGCAGCTCAACCTGCAGAACATTTTatgacttttgttttgtatattatgaataa